From Daucus carota subsp. sativus chromosome 6, DH1 v3.0, whole genome shotgun sequence:
GTATAGGTAATGGCTACGGACTCTAAGAAAGACCAGAAAGAAGTTGCAGAGATCGCAGGAGATCTTTCAGCTACAGCTTCAGAGGAGAAAACgatgaaaaagaagaaaaggggaATTCTTTCTCGAATATGGAACTGGGTATTTAGGTTACACGGTGATGACTTTGAGAAAAGACTGCAGCATATTTCCAAGGAAGAGGCTGCTATTGTTGCTAGATTAAAAAGGCGATCTATAAATCGGAGGGGGGTGACCAagtatcttattattttttctgtACTTCTTGAGGTAATATTTTATTGCTATTGCGCTTCACTGCTTTTACTCGGGTAACAAAATCTGCCTAGAATCTCGTAAAGAATTATATCTTAGAGTTGCTTGCAGTCAGTTAGTCCAAAATAGTTCTCATACCCTTACAGCGCTAATGGGACTTATGTATACTTGCCCACACGATGTAATGAATTTAATATCGGATTATAATGTGTGATTAGCTGGTTAAAAAGGGTTGCATAAGGCTCACACATTAGCAGGGTAGGAAAGGAGTTGATGTGTGCAATTATGCAGGCTTACCCAATATCTTTTAGAAAGAGGTTGTTCCTAAGGTTTGAACCTATGACCTAGTGGATAACAACTATAAAGTGcgataatttgtttttattttcaaaagggTAGGAGCTTTAGAAGAGTCGTTAAAAGTTTGTGCGACCGTGACGAAGAATAGACCCTTTTGCACTTGAGGAATATGTTTCATCCCAAAGCTGAATAACTTTCTGAAAATGAaggatttattatatatatgcctACAGTTGGTGCATAATTCTATTAGAGCATAGTGCCAGTCACACAAGTTACAAAAGTCAAACTATAAATgttgatatatataaaaagttatttatgaACGTAAATgggaaaattaaaattattaaaatggcTAACTTGTAAATTCAGCCAATACATACTTTCTAATCGCAACTATGaataatattgattattttgatGCTTTTATTATGTGTGTATAATGTATTTACATAGGGAGGCTTAAGTtgcaaaaaaatgttataatcatTAATATGTATgtgagaaagagacatacctcACCTGCACCTGGCTCCTTGGCTAACACATTGAAGTGTGGGGAAGATGTCACACAGTGCCTAGGCCTTTGATAACACTGAGAGCGTCCAGGGGTTCTATTAAACGATCATACGCATTGTAGCTAAATGATAATGCGTTTGTATACATGTACCATGTATGTTCTTGATTTCTGCCTCCACCACTAATGAAGAGAAAaagtttcacaagctggatgtAGGTAGGCCATTTAGAATCTAAGATACCCTTAAGAGTAGGCAGTATTAACAGTAAGACAATAATTAATATTGAATAATAATGTTTAGCCtatttttgtgaaatacatgGAGTATTATGCATATCTTAATGCATGTATTTGTTGCAAACAATGTAGAGCATATGAACTTCATATTTGTCACTAAATTATAGATTCGTTTTTGTGTCATTCAGCATTCACATAGTCCTATACTGTCTATTAACATTTAACACCATTAAACAGACCTCTAAGCTGAAATGCTTAGGTGAGCCACATATTCGAATATCGCAGAAGAAGTTTGTTTGAAACAATTTTCTGTTACGTGTATAAGCATTTGGTGGAGAAGATAGTTCTTGCTTAGCAGTTTGTACCTGTTTATCTTGATCCCCCCTGTTTCCAGTTATTTGCAGTGTGTTATGCTATCATGACAACAAGGTCATTGGATTTGAACTGGAAGATGAGAGCGCTACGTGTGTCACCTATGTTTCTCTTGCCTGTTCTGTCGTCACTCTCTTATTCAGCTATTGTAAGCTTCACAAGGATGCGTAAGTAGTTTAACTTTCTCTTcccattaaatattatttttatcctattttcatattttgatagTACTGATTGAGAGTTCAGTGTTGACTTATCTTCTATCTAGGTCGTAAATTGTGATACTGATTTCATTCTACATGCCTACTGTTTATCTTGCATGAGGTTTATCAGTATGTTTTGCTCGAGTACTTTACTCCAAAAGAACCCTGAGCCAGTAGGCTTTATCTTTTAAAACTACCACTAGGCGTACACTGAAAAAATCGATTAGGAAGAAAGAATGACATACATATAGGTCAACAATTAAGGAATATATGGACCCAAGGAAGAAGTATTGTTTCTTTCTCTCCTTGTTGAGGACATAATTAGTTAATTACATGAAAGACTTTTGCCATGCATGCCATGATGGTTGGTGAGGCAAAAATACACATACAGTTTGTTCAGCTGCAAGCATTTCTCTGCCAAGTTAAAGACAATTAGAAAGTATCTATTGGATGTTGTGGCTCATTGTATGCTGTGTTTACGGGTAATTGATTCTGGTAGCAGTTATTAAAGTGATCTCTTTCCTTCAGTTATATACTGCACGAAGATTGCCACTTTTTTTTAGTCATGAAGTGTGCCCTTTTGAAAGTCAATGGACTTTCATGTTAGCTTAATTCATGCTGTATGGTTTTTAATTTGTCATCGTAAACCAAGCTGCAAGAGTCAGCTGCCTTCTGTTTCTCAGTCTTAAGTTAGTGGGCATGGTGTCAGCTGGAattatttatatagttttttGGGGTCTTTATTATCTCCATCATTAGGACTTCTGGAAAAGATTTATTGAGTAAATATTCATGAGTTTATGTAATGAGGTTATGCAATCCTTTcatgtttgaaatttttttggatGGAAAATTATAGAATactagaatttttttaaatgaaaatgatGGTCTTACTGATTAGCGTTCGATTGTTGTGATTTTACAGGTGATCGTAAGGATCAGAAAACTTTAGAAAGGCTTCGGGCTGAACGActagaaaaaataaatgaacTTAAAGAGAAGACGAACTATTATATTACGCAACAACTTATTCAGGTAATGACCATCTTGTGTTGACTGTTGTACATTTTCTTGAAGCTTTGCGAACTTTCCGGTTTTGTTGTTGTATAGAAGTTAAGCAAGTCCAATAGATCAGCTATGTAGTCTCATAAGTTAAATTTAATCAATGAGAGTAAAAAtggtgctccaacaatgtcctagtgatacccctccaacaatgtcctaatgATACCCCAAATCACCCGGAGACTCCTTTACTATAAGGAACCCATCTCTTCTAAGGTCATCTTAActtagattttataataatctattacAAACACTCTCTTTCTGTCTCTATTGTGTATTGTTAGAAAGTACTTATAATGAAAATATTGAATATGGAATGAGGAtaacattgttggagttgaaactACCTATCCAGGTCCCAAGTTACTGGGatctaatttatataatatatgcaagGAATGAGTTAGGATactgttgggcttgctcttaaATGCCTATTGGTAGGTCAAAGAATCACAACTTGACTCGGAATTGAACAAATAATTTCTAGACTTATCATGAAGGGGGGGAAAAGCATTAAGCATACAATTACTCTAATTTTTTACTGCAGCATTTTGTAACTTGACTTAAATGATGGGGAAATATAATACTTGCCCtaataattgagaaaatataATGTATGTAAACCacattatgtttttttttcagaGATATGATCCTGATCCCGCAGCAAAGGCAGCTGCTGCAACTATCCTTGCTTCCAAGTTGGGTGCAGATTCTGGCTTGAAACTGTATATGGGGGATGACTCAAAGTTAAATCCCTCAACAGGGAAGAGCAGTGATGTTGAAAATGTGCAATCTAGTGGTCTAAGAAATCGCAAGCAACAACTCTCTAGATCCAGTAGCGGTTCAAGTGCTGTAATGCAACAGTTAGAAGGGGAAATGATGCAACATGCTGCAACTGAGGGATCTGATATGGCTAGACATGACCAGATGGTTGTTGAACATGAAAATCCTACAAGTTTGCATGCGCAGGACGGCGGATGGATTGCTCGAATTGCAGCTTTGCTTGTAGGAGAGGATCCAACTCAATCTTATGCACTTATATGTGGCAACTGCCATATGCATAATGGTGAGTAGAGTAAAATTACAGGACTAAAgtcttttttttattcaaacaaGTACACTTGATTAATGATGGAAATTATATTCTCAGGaaatatattatacttaatGTTACTTGCATACAGGGCTTGCAAGGAAGGAAGATTACCCATACATAACTTACTATTGCCCACACTGCAATGCCTTGAATAGGCCAAAACAACTGGAAGGCAGTTCCCCTCCAGGTAGTTCACTGGTCAGTTCCCCTATATCTGGGCCTTTAAAACCGGTGGATGAAGTTAGTGTGGACCAAAATGTTAGTAAACCCACGAGTGACAGAGCATCTGATAGCAGTAGCCCTGTGGCAGCTGCAGTTGAGAACAGAGAAGCAACCGAGACGAGAGTGTGTGAGGGTGAAGTAAGCTGATTGCTGGTTTTTATGGAAGAGGATACCATTAGGCGCTTGCCTTTACAGTTGGTAGAGCCAAGCCATGTCAAGTATTGTGATTGTGACGGTTTGCTTGGGGTTTGTAGCAAAGATATGgttctatatataaaatatacacataGCAGAACTCTTGGAATAGATTGCACAGCTTTACCTGAATATTTGTAAAAGTAGCTTTGGTTTCCTTGGCGTAAGCATTTACTGAAATTCCCCTGTTGTGAATTTGTATGAGGTATTGAGGTTTTATTTATCACAATTTTGAGATTAGAAGTATCAGTTAAATTGACAGCTAGACTCTGGGACAATGACACTGCAAGAATGATGACGACTTTTTTGTTTTTGGATGGGAAAGTGAAGAACGTATAAAACTAAAACGCAAAGCAAGTTGGGACTCGTACTCCTATATTAGTAATGGCTGGGAACTTCCGAGTAATCTTTGTCCGAAACGCCAAATGCACCTCGCTGGATTATCACTGATTTGATTTATTGTTTGTTTATGGCGATAATTAGCATAGCTTCGCAGTTCATAGGCCAAGACGTTATCGAACtgattatttgtttttaatccGCGCGTAATCTCTTTGGTTCAGTTTTAggtaatgatattttattaatacatGACGATTtaaaatgttatattaataGAAGACAAAAGCATATATAGACACATTTCCAACAGAAAATAGACATGCAACCAGATCCGTACTTGCCGACTTGCATaatgtttttaactttaaccaGATACTGTGATTCCCTGAACGCTGTAAAATTGTCTGAAGTTCTAATATTCTTTTCTGGTTGTAAAAGGGGAAACAAACAACAACTGCGCCTAGTCTAAATACAAAATTCGGGCTGCAGTTATCTCAATTGCCTTTCAAGACCTCCAGGCTGTCTAAGAGCAAAGCTACTAGGTATCAAAATTTCCCCCAAACACTTTGAGTGCAATGCTACAATTCAGCTCTTTCATTAATCAATATTACGAGATGCACTGCTCGTCTCTCGTTGTATGGCATGTTCTCCTTTAAAATAAACATCCACTAAATTAATGACACTAACAACTTCCAACTGATACTTTTTCAATCTTTTTCCTCTAATGATAGCTGTGAGAAACTGGCATCTAAACCTTCAATCAGGTCTTTGTCCATCTGTATGTTGCCATTGCTGGATATTTCTTCTGTCTGGACTTCAAATTTGTAGGTGCACAAATGTGTTTCTGGTGTTGCAGTCCGAGTCACAATACCTCCTTCGGACAACAATCCAGAATCACCCAGATCATCTTTTTTAGAAGTTGATGCATTGCATAATCCTATTTACGaggtataaaaatatattaacactGAAGTGCCTCTGAAAAATTCAGCGAAGGAACATAACCACGggtttaataaatttgagaacAAAAATTCTCACCGGTTTGTAGATCCTCTGGTACTTGACTCCTACAGAGTAATTTTTTGAGCCATACGGTTCCTGGAAATACCATTAGGTTAGCTGTCTGCCGCATAGCTCGTCTCTCATCATCCTCCAACAGTTCAAAGCCAAAACCTTTTGTCCATGTATCTACTAAAGCAGGAACCGCAGACATCACAAGCTTATCTATCTTCACAGACCTTAGAATCTACAGACATAAAGACACAGAaatcgaaactaaaaaaaggttTGAAACCTCTAAGAACTGTGTTGAGCGCAAAATGGTCATGATGCATTTAAATAGGGAGAAAAATCTCCAGAGTTACTTCTGCAGTCAAGAATGTGCACAACCTTTAACACAGATAATGAaagcattttatatatttgatgggACCCCTGATTAGTGGACACTTCAAGAATCTTGTCAATATGTCACTTCcctgtaacttcattttcttttaaggACTATTTAGTAGGTCAATGCTAACAGCTTAGCATGTCAAAGATCATAATTTACAGTTGTCGCATAGCGTCCCTAGCACCACAAATAACCCAACAGGTTTGGTCTTTTCAACAATATTTGCATAGAAGGGCTTCTTATTAAATGTACATATCATTTTTCTAATGTACAATACTAcagtatatgtgtgtgtgcgcgcgcgcgcattataaataatttatcacttaaaatttgataaaaaaagttGATATTTGAAACTAGTTCTACAGTAGAATAATTACGGATAATTATTATTCTGTCATAGAATCATGTCAGAATACTGcatgattttcaatgatttttggattaaaaaagtTCAATAATTTCTTTGCtgatttactaattaaaatttgtactccctccgtcccaacaagttgtttacattcactgtttgcacgcattttgagactcctataaagtataattccataacgtttttaaaatatttttgaataaaagtttaaacgtcaaacttttattctaaggaaaaaaaattaaaaaaaaatattatgaaactatactttataggagcctcaaaatgcgtgccaaatAGTAACATAAAGAACCTGTTGGAACTGAGGGAGTAATACAttccatataaaaaaaatatatgtattatatatatatatatagagagagagagagagtcacaCTCCACAGAGAACCATCTCATACAAAGTTCAACAGAGAACACCTCTGTATATGCACAAATTACGTGTATCAATCACATTGTCTatcaaatgattaattaataaataaagtttcATCATTTTTGTCCAAAAAAATCGTtggaaattaatcataatatccCAACTGGTTCTATTGTAGAACCATATTTGCCCAAAGTGATTCTGCAGTagaaccaaatttaaaaatcaaaacatttACTTCAGTGGTAAGTGTTAAATTGTTTGTGCATGTCATGTATGACTAGTATTCTACATTAGAATCAATTTTATCCATaagcatgattaattttaaaattatttagaagATTTTAAAGTAGAATCATAAGGTGCTCTACAAGACTATATAATATGGTTCTTTATGGAACAATGGCCTATATAATGCTCTAGAGTGTCacccacacacatatatataatattttacgtCTGCTTATATAAAGAGTAAAGACTATGGTCAAGTGACTATCTCGTAGTGTAACCAGAGATGCAACGGAAGACACCAGAAAGTATAACTAATACCCAGCAGTAAGTATCACAAAAGCAGAGTATTCTGGTAGAGTAAGGATAAGCGCCTTCAATAAGTATCAGTGGATATGCCAGAGTTATATTGCAATATACTTCCTAATAAAAAACCAATTCAAATAAGAGTACTACCTCTTCAATGGCATTCATAAGGTGTCGGCACATTCCCAGACGCCGATATTTACTGCAAGTAGCGATTAGGGGCATTTCTGCAACTGTTGTTCCATGGATCCTGCATTTACACAAGTATTTAATTAATGACAGGAGTTTAACCAAAGTAATTGTATGTCTTTTCATACTTAAATTTCCCACCTTACAGAAGGTATTTGTGTGGccttatttcacaaaataaggacttattttgagattttttttacatttgcaATACTATTTTCTAGAATtagtatttaagaaatatttacTTGTTTAGCATTCCTTATTTGCagaaataagtacttatttttgAAGAAGTATAATTACATACTTTTTCTCAAAAATAGGTGACTTATATCTGACAAATAAGATAAGCCAAATGAGACTAGTATAATACTAAATACTTGCTGCATTATTTTCACTATTAGCATGATTTTCCTTGTTATTTTTATGTTCACAGGTGGACACGTGTTTAACTATAAGTCAATTTCATAACTTTTGACAGATGAAATCAGTGGTGAAAACATGTAGACCTCTTAAGTGGTGGTGCTTTCTTCTAAATGTTCCACAAAAGTGATTCTttggtaaaaatatatattctatcaagACTGTGTACCTACCTTTGCTTATGCTACATTTGGTGGTAATGATATAGTACTGATTTAGTCAAACCAACTATGAAAGGCCTCAACTCTGAACCCCCAAGAGGTGGCTTAGTGGTTGTGGAGATTGTTGGAAAACTTGTGGTTAGGGGTTCGATCCCCACCAGTGCATAAGCACTATACATAACCTCACCAGTTCACTATGAATATGTCAGACTACATACACCACTGAACTTTATGTCCTTTATTGGCATACAGCCCGAATAAAGTAATATCtttcctttttaaaaaaatataaagagaaAGAGGTCCTCTTccaaacattaattttatttcatgttgTAGTCATTATTTCCCAAACATGAGCTTAGAAGCAAGAAACccaacaataaaattttaacagcaTGCATACTATCATTTCAGCTACACACTTAGACTCCGCGACAAGAAAGATAGTGCAACAGGACTTTCTTGATGGTCAAAACCAAAAGATGTAAAGCAGTAAAAGAATTTGACTAAGAGATTTACCCTTGCCAAGAAACCGGGGCTCAATATGCAGACAAACTAAGAATCATTTCATTGTATTATCACAAGGCCACCTT
This genomic window contains:
- the LOC108226396 gene encoding uncharacterized protein At2g24330; its protein translation is MATDSKKDQKEVAEIAGDLSATASEEKTMKKKKRGILSRIWNWVFRLHGDDFEKRLQHISKEEAAIVARLKRRSINRRGVTKYLIIFSVLLELFAVCYAIMTTRSLDLNWKMRALRVSPMFLLPVLSSLSYSAIVSFTRMRDRKDQKTLERLRAERLEKINELKEKTNYYITQQLIQRYDPDPAAKAAAATILASKLGADSGLKLYMGDDSKLNPSTGKSSDVENVQSSGLRNRKQQLSRSSSGSSAVMQQLEGEMMQHAATEGSDMARHDQMVVEHENPTSLHAQDGGWIARIAALLVGEDPTQSYALICGNCHMHNGLARKEDYPYITYYCPHCNALNRPKQLEGSSPPGSSLVSSPISGPLKPVDEVSVDQNVSKPTSDRASDSSSPVAAAVENREATETRVCEGEVS